A part of Candidatus Electrothrix aestuarii genomic DNA contains:
- a CDS encoding alpha/beta hydrolase — protein sequence MQIILLPGMDGTGMLFNPFIRELNKHIPEDVSVQVISYPCDQDLSYAELVDFVQEKLPLDEDIILVAESFSGPIAYALATGQKNRVQAVIFAATFLCPPQKALWKMPPRLVAPFLKIPLPIFLLKALFFDHETADETVALFRKASGKVRSSVFATRMREICTLRIERSSLDMSCAYVRAGKDHFVPGAHAEEFRILAPHIKLFDIPGPHFVLQARPEESAQAIGDFLSPVF from the coding sequence ATGCAGATTATTTTATTACCCGGCATGGATGGAACAGGCATGCTGTTCAACCCTTTTATCCGGGAACTGAACAAACATATCCCAGAGGATGTTTCAGTCCAGGTTATCTCCTACCCATGCGATCAGGACCTGAGTTATGCAGAGCTGGTCGATTTTGTACAAGAAAAGCTGCCCCTTGATGAAGATATCATCCTGGTGGCAGAATCCTTTTCCGGCCCTATTGCCTATGCCTTGGCGACTGGGCAGAAAAATCGAGTCCAGGCGGTTATTTTTGCTGCAACCTTTCTCTGCCCGCCCCAGAAAGCCCTGTGGAAAATGCCCCCTCGTCTGGTAGCGCCATTTCTCAAGATTCCCTTACCCATTTTTCTGCTCAAGGCCTTGTTTTTTGATCATGAGACAGCAGATGAAACCGTCGCCTTATTCAGGAAAGCATCAGGAAAGGTGAGAAGCTCTGTGTTTGCCACCCGGATGCGGGAAATTTGTACTCTTCGGATTGAGAGAAGCTCTCTGGATATGTCCTGCGCCTATGTCCGGGCCGGAAAAGATCATTTTGTACCTGGAGCGCATGCAGAGGAATTCAGAATTCTTGCCCCTCATATTAAATTGTTCGATATCCCAGGTCCTCACTTTGTCTTACAGGCAAGGCCAGAAGAAAGTGCCCAGGCTATTGGGGATTTTCTTAGCCCTGTTTTTTGA